GATTGCTCGCAAGCGAATTTGATGAATTTCCTGGAGAAGTCGTGGGGCAACTCCTGCTGGCCGCGGCGCTCGCCCGGCTGGGAATAGAAATCGTAGCCAAACTTGTCCACAATGGCGATTTTTTGGCGGACGTCGCGGAGGGCCGCGGCAACCAGGGTTTCGCCGCGCCCGTTGGCGTAGGCGTCGGCCGTGTCGAACAAGGTCACTCCGAGGGAGTAGGCGCGCCGCAGGAGCTGAACCGCCGCCTCGTCGGTGAATTCACCCCACCATCCGGTGGAAACCGTCCAAACCCCAAAGCCTACCTCGGATACAGCGACATCCGTCCCCGGAATCTTGCGATAGCGCATGGCCTCTGCCTCGTGCGTGCTGAATTGCCCGAATGCGGGCTTGCCCACCATCAAGCTAGGCGGGCTTGCCTTGACCGGAAGGGGAGATTTTAGCACAGGGCGAACCATCCCTTCCGGGTGAAACCCTCCGGGAGAACCCAGCCGGGACCACGGTGCCACCCAGCCGGAGGTCATGGGTCACAGTTGGATAGCGTGCCCCGATCCCCAGGGGCCACACCAACTACCTTCTTGAAAGGTGAGCGGACGTTTGACCTGACCCCCGAAAGCCCGTCGAACCAAAATGTAGCTCCTCCGGGTATACTACCGCTGGAAAGCGCAGTACGGCGGGCTGGAAGTGAACGAGGCGCGGCAGCTGCGGCATCTCGAAGAGGAGAACTGGCGGTTGAAGCAGATGGTGGCCAATCTGACGCTGGACAATTAGGCGTTCAAGGCGGTGCTGGGAAAAAAGTTCTGACGCCCGCGGCTCGGCGCGCCACGGTCGAAGAGGTGCGCGAGAAGTTTCCATTGAGCGAGCGGCGGGCCTCTGGGGTGGTAGGAGTCAGGTGATCGAGCATACGCTATCGCCGGCGCCGGAGCGGATTTCTTCCCGGCCAGCGGCGTTCTGAACGGCCTTGAAACCTCAGTAGGGATCGTAATCTATTTGAAGTAGTGCCTACCCGGGGGCGACGCCAACATTAAGGTCGTTTGCTTAGGCTTCGCAGGGAAGCCGAGAGCAGAATGTACTTGACCTCAGTTACCGGTTCTGATGGCGGCGATGGGGAGGGTCTGAGATGAAAATGGCAAGCGTTCTTCTCACTTGGATTGGACTTCTTGGAATCTCGGCCGCGCAGGCGCAAGAGCCGAAGCAAGAAGTCGCTTTGTCTGGAGCTCCGGAGGAGCGCACCCTGTTCCCCAAGAACTTCGCCCGCGGCTTTATTGATTTTTCGTTGGCGCCCCCCCACAACGAACCCGATCTGGGCCGCTGCGCCGGGCCGTTCGGCCCGCAGGGAGGAGCCAGCGCGCCTTGCACCGCCTTCGCTCGTTATGTCTGGAGCGGCTATCTAGAACTCCAGCCCGTGGGGCGGGGCCCCCTGCGTCACGTCTTTCTGTTCCTTGAACCGAAGTTTTTCTTCGGGAACAACGTCCCGCAGTACAAATACACCGCGTCGTCCGCGCCGATTGCATTTGAACGAGCCATCGGGGTTGGCCTGAAGTTGCCGAAGAACTTCGAACTCCGGGTCACGCAACACCGGGTGGAATGGCTGGGGCGCTTCGGCCAAGATTTGGGATCCGCCGACCTGAACACGGACGGCCCCTATGGCCTCTATGCCACGGTCGGAGTGCGCTGGTATTTCGGCGGTTGGGGTGGCAGCCGTGGGGGAGCGTGGTAGGGAGCAAAGCGCTTTGGATCATCAGATGACTGCCCCAAAATGGTGCATCCCGGAAGCGTCGGCCCGCATCGAATAAAGCAGATACCATAGACTTGACCGAGGCTCCGTCCCGAAGCGTCGGGATGGAGGAACACAGGGTCCGGCGGCGCTCCCGGGGCAACCTACCCAAACGGAAACCTAGCCCCCGCCGCTGGGCCCTTTCTTTTGCCCGCCCGTTGCTTGCCTCTGCCCTTGCTCCTGGCTAAAACATCGTGCATCCATGCGCCATGCAGGTGGATGTGCTGTTTGAGTTAGACGAGCCCCGATTCTATCGGGGTGAGCGCGAGGCCCGGTTCTCCCCCCAGCCGGGCGGCCAACTCCCGCTTCCGCCTCTCACTCATGCACAAAAACTTCGCCAGGGGGATACGATGTGAGTAGGCTATTCCACGGTCCGGTAAGACTAGTGCCCCCGGCCGTTTTGTGCTATTTTGGCATCTCCCCTCCAAATTCGGCACGGAACTCAAAGCCAGGGAGGTAGCCGTGAGGACCATCCGAAATATCTTGGAGAACCGCGAGATCTTCTCTCTTTCACCAACCATGAGCGCTGAGGAAGCGGCCCGCTACATGGCTGAACGCAACGTTGGCGCAGCCATCGTCCTGGAGCGGGGGCAACTGGTGGGTCTGCTTTCCGAACGCGACATCCTGACCAAAGTGGCGGCCACGGGTCGCGACCCGAAGAAAACCCGGGTCAGCGAAATCATGGCGGAAAATCTGG
Above is a genomic segment from Candidatus Acidiferrales bacterium containing:
- a CDS encoding CBS domain-containing protein, which codes for MRTIRNILENREIFSLSPTMSAEEAARYMAERNVGAAIVLERGQLVGLLSERDILTKVAATGRDPKKTRVSEIMAENLVMVEADRTYEDCLALMKRNGIRHLPVVDSGRLLGLVSLRDLLQVDVSEKEDEIKMMRAYIHGVPPGSQ